From the genome of Anopheles merus strain MAF chromosome X, AmerM5.1, whole genome shotgun sequence, one region includes:
- the LOC121591378 gene encoding cytochrome P450 4g15, with product MSATIAHTDGVNTSANIISPINMFYFLLTPALLLWFFYWRLSRRHMLELAERIPGPKGLPLIGNALDLVGSSHSVFRTIIEKGKEYNEVIKIWIGPKLIVFLVDPRDIELLLSSHVYIDKSPEYRFFKPWLGNGLLISTGHKWRQHRKLIAPTFHLNVLKSFIDLFNENSRLVVKKMQKENGKVFDCHDYMSECTVEILLETAMGVSKKTQDQSGYDYAMAVMKMCDILHLRHRKMWLYPDLFFNLTQYAKKQVKLLNTIHSLTKKVIRNKKAAFDTGTRGSLATTSINTVNIEKSKSDSTKTNTVEGLSFGQSSNLKDDLDVEENDVGEKKRLAFLDLLLESAENGALISDEEIKNQVDTIMFEGHDTTAAGSSFFLSMMGVHQQIQDKVIQELDEIFGESDRPATFQDTLEMKYLERCLMETLRMYPPVPIIARSLKQDLKLASSDIVVPAGATITVATFKLHRLESIYPNPDVFNPDNFLPEKQANRHYYAFVPFSAGPRSCVGRKYAMLKLKIILSTILRNFRVYSDLKEEEFKLQADIILKREEGFQIRLEPRQRKSKTL from the exons ATGTCAGCAACTATTGCGCATACAGATGGCGTCAATACTAGTGCCAACATTATTTCACCAATCAACATGTTCTACTTCCTGCTTACTCCTGCATTATTGCTGTGGTTTTTCTATTGGCGTTTATCACGACGCCACATGTTAGAACTAGCTGAACGGATACCTGGACCGAAAGGACTCCCTTTGATTGGCAACGCCTTAGACCTTGTTGGCAGTTCACACT CCGTGTTCCGCACAATTATCGAGAAGGGCAAGGAATATAACGAAGTGATTAAAATATGGATAGGACCGAAGCTAATCGTCTTCCTAGTGGATCCACGCGATATAGAATTGCTTCTTAGCAGCCATGTTTACATTGACAAATCCCCTGAATACCGCTTCTTTAAGCCCTGGCTGGGCAACGGACTGCTTATAAGCACCG GACACAAATGGCGTCAACATCGCAAACTGATTGCTCCTACTTTCCATCTGAACGTACTTAAGAGctttattgatttattcaaTGAAAACTCTCGTCTTGTAGTAAAGAAGATGCAGAAAGAGAATGGGAAAGTCTTTGACTGTCACGACTATATGAGCGAATGCACAGTAGAAATTCTTCTAG AAACAGCAATGGGAGTATCCAAAAAGACACAAGATCAATCTGGATATGACTACGCAATGGCCGTGATGAAAATGTGCGATATTCTGCATCTGCGCCATCGTAAAATGTGGTTATACCCAGACCTATTCTTCAACCTTACTCAGTACGCTAagaaacaagttaaattgctcaATACCATTCATAGTTTGACAAAAAAGGTTATTCGCAATAAGAAGGCAGCCTTCGATACCGGTACGCGTGGCTCTTTGGCTACCACCTCAATCAACACAGTCAATATTGAGAAATCCAAGAGTGATAGCACCAAGACAAACACAGTGGAAGGCCTTTCATTTGGTCAATCTTCCAACCTGAAAGATGATTTGGACGTAGAAGAGAACGATGTaggcgaaaaaaaacgattggCTTTCTTGGACCTTTTACTTGAAAGCGCAGAAAATGGTGCACTCATTTCGGACGAGGAGATAAAAAACCAAGTGGATACGATTATGTTCGAAGGCCACGATACTACGGCAGCTGGTAGTAGCTTCTTCCTTTCGATGATGGGTGTACATCAACAAATTCAGGATAAAGTTATCCAAGAATTGGACGAAATTTTCGGAGAATCAGACCGTCCAGCCACATTCCAGGATACACTAGAAATGAAATATCTAGAACGGTGCCTTATGGAAACTCTACGCATGTATCCGCCAGTACCTATTATTGCTCGTTCGCTAAAGCAAGATCTAAAACTAGCTTCGAGTGATATCGTAGTTCCTGCAGGAGCTACCATCACAGTAGCCACCTTTAAACTTCATCGCTTGGAATCGATCTACCCTAACCCTGACGTGTTTAACCCTGATAATTTCCTTCCCGAAAAGCAAGCAAATCGCCATTATTATGCATTCGTGCCATTTTCTGCAGGTCCAAGAAGTTGCGTGG GTCGTAAATATGCTATGTTAAAGCTGAAGATAATTTTGTCCACTATCCTGCGCAATTTTCGCGTTTATTCCGATCTAAAAGAGGAAGAATTCAAGCTGCAAGCCGACATCATTTTGAAGCGTGAGGAAGGATTTCAGATCCGGCTTGAACCACGTCAACGCAAATCGAAGACATTGTGA